A portion of the Halobacillus ihumii genome contains these proteins:
- a CDS encoding NAD(P)/FAD-dependent oxidoreductase: MKRLVILGGGYGGLKILMNLISNNLPDDVHITVVDRNPYHSLKTEFYTIAAGTIADRDVRMEFPTDDQVSYEYGEIEKIDIDNQQILMKQSSEAIDFDYLVLGLGCEDNYHGVEGAQEFTESVQTFGKARSAGLAIGNLQAYGKVTIVGAGLSGIEVASEVRESRPDLNIRLLDRGASVLKAFDSKIQGYVEEWFAKNDVDVIHHSNVEYVERDGVCNNGVCYLNDVTIWTAGVRPNYLVRELSFEKDEQEKVILNDYYQVPTHPHVYVVGDCASSYQSPSAQLAGQQGEQIADVLGSVLKGEEPRKPAEIKLKGTLGSLGKSDGFGNMMQQPVTGRLPRLAKSGVLWLSKRH, translated from the coding sequence ATGAAAAGATTAGTTATATTAGGCGGGGGATACGGCGGCCTGAAAATATTAATGAACTTAATTTCTAATAACCTTCCTGATGATGTACATATCACGGTCGTCGATCGGAATCCTTATCACTCCTTAAAGACGGAATTCTACACAATTGCTGCCGGTACGATTGCCGATCGCGATGTACGTATGGAATTCCCGACTGATGACCAGGTAAGTTATGAATATGGGGAAATTGAGAAAATTGATATCGACAATCAGCAAATTTTAATGAAACAGTCGAGTGAAGCCATTGACTTTGATTATTTAGTGCTTGGTCTTGGATGTGAGGATAACTACCATGGCGTTGAAGGAGCGCAAGAATTCACCGAAAGTGTGCAAACATTCGGCAAAGCAAGAAGTGCCGGACTGGCAATCGGTAATTTACAAGCTTATGGAAAAGTAACGATCGTCGGTGCTGGATTAAGCGGCATCGAGGTCGCCTCAGAAGTCAGAGAAAGCAGACCAGACCTTAACATTAGACTGCTCGACCGCGGGGCATCAGTCCTTAAAGCATTTGATTCTAAAATTCAAGGATATGTAGAAGAATGGTTTGCCAAAAATGACGTCGATGTTATTCACCATTCCAATGTTGAATACGTAGAACGAGACGGAGTTTGCAACAATGGTGTCTGTTACTTGAATGATGTAACCATTTGGACAGCCGGCGTTCGTCCTAATTACTTAGTTCGGGAACTTTCCTTTGAAAAAGATGAACAAGAAAAAGTTATCTTAAATGATTATTATCAAGTGCCCACACATCCCCACGTTTATGTTGTGGGGGACTGTGCTTCATCTTATCAGTCACCAAGTGCTCAACTGGCCGGGCAGCAAGGTGAGCAAATTGCTGACGTCCTCGGATCTGTACTCAAAGGAGAAGAACCGAGGAAACCAGCCGAGATTAAGTTAAAAGGTACATTGGGATCACTTGGAAAATCCGATGGCTTCGGAAATATGATGCAGCAGCCTGTAACGGGACGCTTACCTCGTTTAGCAAAGTCAGGCGTGCTTTGGTTGAGCAAACGCCACTAA
- a CDS encoding transposase has product MTKKYKSYDPEFKLYVLKLIELDGHKMKDISQKLDIPYGNLKRWMREYRDQKKKEEKEAQNQLLTASEYKEMYEKEKKSNVELQEEVDILKKAMHIFNQEKK; this is encoded by the coding sequence TTGACCAAAAAGTACAAAAGTTATGATCCCGAGTTTAAGCTTTATGTTTTGAAGTTAATCGAATTGGACGGCCACAAAATGAAGGATATTAGTCAGAAACTCGATATTCCCTACGGCAACCTTAAAAGATGGATGAGAGAATATCGTGATCAAAAAAAGAAGGAAGAAAAAGAAGCGCAGAATCAACTGTTGACCGCCTCTGAATACAAAGAAATGTATGAAAAAGAGAAAAAAAGTAACGTAGAACTTCAGGAGGAAGTCGACATTTTAAAAAAGGCCATGCACATCTTCAATCAGGAAAAGAAGTGA
- a CDS encoding peptide ABC transporter substrate-binding protein, which translates to MKTSRLLLFSLLMLSTFLAACSGESSSSSSETSSEGNEKSENKQVLNISESSEIPTMDPSMATDVVAFQWLAATTDGLYRFGKNAEIEPGIAKSHKVSEDGKTWTFKLRDAKWTNGDPVTAHDFVYSWRRAVDPEVGSEYGPYMFNGVVKNAEAVSTGEMPVEKLGVKAIDDTTLEVQLEKPIPYFKELTTFTTFLPLNQKFVEKHGEEFALSSDALLANGPFKMTKWSPGEGWVLEKNEDYWDKENVKLDKINVKVVKEVSTSVNLYESGALDRTGLTAEFVDKYSTSPEFSTIRKPSLLYIKMNQENEILSNKNARKAIQRIINKENVANVILNNGATPIGGTMPAEFVSHPESGKDFREINGNLAPYNPEKAKEFWQKAKEELGVEEVELNLLGDDMGVAKKMTAYFKDQLEQLDGLTINVQSVPFKERL; encoded by the coding sequence GTGAAAACGTCTAGGTTGTTGTTATTCAGTCTGCTGATGTTGAGTACATTTCTGGCAGCTTGTTCAGGAGAATCATCGTCTTCGAGCTCTGAAACGAGTTCCGAGGGAAATGAAAAGTCCGAAAATAAACAGGTTCTGAATATCTCTGAATCAAGTGAAATACCTACCATGGACCCATCCATGGCTACTGATGTTGTTGCCTTCCAATGGCTTGCTGCAACAACGGATGGCTTATATCGATTTGGTAAAAATGCTGAAATTGAACCTGGGATTGCGAAAAGCCATAAGGTAAGCGAAGATGGAAAAACGTGGACATTTAAACTGCGAGACGCTAAATGGACGAATGGTGATCCTGTGACGGCTCATGACTTTGTTTATTCCTGGCGTCGTGCCGTAGACCCGGAAGTCGGTTCGGAATACGGACCTTACATGTTTAACGGAGTTGTAAAAAATGCAGAAGCTGTCTCTACAGGAGAAATGCCAGTTGAGAAACTTGGGGTAAAAGCCATAGATGACACAACCTTAGAAGTACAATTGGAGAAACCTATTCCTTACTTTAAAGAACTGACGACTTTTACAACGTTTCTGCCATTGAATCAAAAATTTGTCGAGAAACACGGAGAGGAGTTTGCTTTGTCATCAGATGCCCTTCTCGCTAATGGTCCGTTCAAGATGACTAAATGGAGCCCCGGCGAAGGCTGGGTACTTGAGAAGAATGAAGATTACTGGGATAAAGAGAATGTCAAGCTCGATAAAATCAATGTAAAAGTTGTAAAAGAAGTGTCTACTTCTGTTAACTTGTATGAATCAGGTGCTTTAGACCGAACTGGATTAACAGCTGAATTTGTAGATAAATATAGTACATCCCCGGAATTTTCTACGATCAGAAAGCCTAGTCTGTTGTACATTAAAATGAATCAGGAAAATGAAATTTTGAGTAATAAAAATGCCAGAAAAGCTATTCAGCGTATTATTAACAAAGAAAATGTCGCCAACGTTATTTTAAATAACGGGGCTACCCCGATAGGCGGAACTATGCCTGCTGAATTCGTATCACACCCTGAGTCCGGTAAAGACTTCCGGGAGATTAATGGTAATCTCGCCCCATATAATCCTGAGAAGGCTAAAGAATTTTGGCAAAAAGCTAAAGAAGAGCTGGGCGTTGAGGAAGTGGAGCTAAATCTGCTTGGTGATGATATGGGAGTAGCCAAAAAAATGACAGCCTATTTCAAAGATCAGCTTGAACAGCTTGACGGATTAACCATTAATGTTCAATCTGTTCCATTCAAGGAACGCTTATGA